The genomic stretch GCAGTATTCTAGCCGCAATGTCTCTCTCCTGTAATACAAATGCAAAAAACAATATTGATTAACCAGGTAGCAACACACAAAACCTTCtggcatatattatatttaactgGATTCATGCACTAACCATTCTGAGTTCATCAACACAAGTCCAAAGTTTCATCCTCAACTCCTCTGTTATAGTCACATCCGACAATACTGACCAGCATCCATCCGTGAAGCTCACAGGCATTGAAAACACCAAACCTACTGGAATTCCAAATTGTCCTGAAGATTTGAAAAGATCAGTCATTATTACTAACACTACACTAAAACTAGAAAACCATAAAATGTGTTTTCTAAAATAACGATAAGTCCAAAACCTTATTACACACAATCTTTTTGAGATGTTTGGCAAAATTTGCATAATGTGTTCCAATATCTCATAGTACTATGCTGtaatgttaaagtcaacatgaaacttaATTGGAAACAAATTTTTTGTTACAAAGACAAAcactatttattgttatttatttatgtgcattGATGATTAATGCACAATAAAACTAGGAACGTCTATTAAGAtagtaaataatttaaaaaaaggggTCTAAAACCTTTTTGCCACAATTGGCGTACGTGTCTCATCTTGTGCTTTAATGTTAAACCATTTGATTGTGATTCAAACTGATGATCTTGCCTGTACTAAGTACACCCAATGAGAAGACTTCCTCTGCAGACACATTATTGTTCCAGGCCTTTAAAACTGTGACTATTCCATTGGTTGTTGATATGGCTGTGGCTTTGTTGGTCTTGGATGAAATTGTGTCACGGTGTTTATGTACTAAACCGATAAAATCTGACATCAGCCATTTCCTAATAAGAGAGCACATGACTATAATTACACTGGTGGCAAataacacacatatactgtatatatggaatGTGAATCTAAAGATGACAATCCATTTTAACCACAATACATTTGAAATGGAACATTACTAATAAAATCATAACCCTTATCATGAATCATAAAGCTTTAATTGAATTTAATGAAAGCGTGTAGAGTCATGCATGACAATGATCTTTACCAATCATAAATCATATCCATGACATGCTGAGAAAAGCCATCTGGTCCCCAAACAGCGCCATCACATTTGAAAACCTTTGCCATCTGTAGGTCAATGTGGGAACTGCCACTGATGTTGCCCCATATGATGACTTTAGTGATGTCTGCGAATTTAAGAAAAGTGGAATATCTGGacataaacaaacattttaaattcttgtaatcagagtACAGCTTTTGCCTTTCAATTAGGGCaattacttttaaaggaatatttcgagttcaatacaagttaagctcagtcgacagcatttgtggcataatgttgataaccaaagaaatgaatttcgactcgtttctccttttctttaaaaaaagcaaaaatcgtgattacagtgaagcacttacaatggaaggtcaatttttggaggatctgaaggcagaaatgtgacacttataaaagcactttaaatcttctgttaaaactcatttattatttgagctgtaaagttgtttaaatcatcgtttttatggttgttttagggttttagtgtttatggcattacgtcatcatggcaacaaagatgtaaaattggctataacttttacACACATAAagttagcaagcaattttatcacactaaaatcatgtttacttgaatattgtttacattttatggctatacttttgaaacagtaagtattttaaggtttacggattggacccattcacttccattgtaagtgtatttcATTTTGtcaattatttttgaaaataactaTGAATTAATTATGAATTAATTATGAATTAATTGTGAATTAATTGTGAAATAATCGAATCAAATTGACCTGAATCGTGAATCGTGATTTCACATTTTAGTTAAGAATTGTAATCCataccaatatgctgattactccaaaaatctgctttttttacaaatcagacaaagcaagaaatcctCAAGAAACACGTGTGCACATTGGATTAGCCAGTGAGAACTGCAATTGATGTGTTAACACGCAACAATCTACCCGTGTCAATCGATTTATTCATACACCGTAACATGACCtcacacgttgtcggcttattaagcataaccgGTGTAAGAACGTGCTTTTAAACGTGCTTAATATCAGAGGAAATATTTACACCTCGACTAAGAAACTCAGAAACTATAATCATTACCTGCTGTTTTCACtgacaatttttgtgccagctgAGTTCTTGCCTCGTACTCCAGTTGCGTTGCCATGGCCACAAAGTTGTGAGGGTCAATGGAGGGTGCGTTCTCAATAAGTAGCGAGCACTTCAGATTAAGTAAGGAGTCTCCTGCCACCATCACTCTTACGTCTTTCTGTGCATTCGCCTCGATGAGTTGCCCATAGCAACAAAAATTTCTTGTTACCTGGCTCACCATGTGGTCCTTGTCATCCTGCTCATCATTAATTTTGCACTCTGGCAGCAGATCATCCAGAAAAATAATTAGGTGGGCTTCCTGGAATGCTTGGGTCTGTTCTAAATGGACAGTGACCTCATGGAGGTGAGGTAGAGCGAGGTCTTCTGTCTCCATCTTGAGCCCTTGTAACAACTCCTCGGAGCCTCCAACGTCCAGGAGGTGAAGGCTGATGGTGGGGAGTTCTGGGAACAATCCTGGCTTGAACAGCTCAGGAATAAGGCTGTAGCAGATGGGGTTCAGAGCACTGAAAGACAGGTTTTGACGTGGGTTAGAAGGTATTACACCTAAATATATAGATGATATTGAACTTGAAGACTACATGAAGTAACAAAATATGAATAGGCTATTATCTGTGgagaaaatgtgtattttttaatgatatgCACTAAAAGTTATATaactgattctgtattttatgctgtgtttgtctgtcttgtggatggaataaaaaacaactgttaataacaaacacatgtataaaattataaccactcatgtgagatgaagtgttcagtcatatcagtaaccttataaaagctctttattaaacatggggcaggggcacctcatgggggctgccatgttagcatcacatgaccagctgaatattactcgcttaatctcagtaactgccctgttattggacaatttcactcatggattaaattaattctgGCTTattgtgcatagtgaatttctacaatggcattggtaactgaaaactaggTGTCCGTGTAAGCCAGTGTAAGCCACTTcgacatacttaaaaaaatttCTGAGTTCACTTttaaccggaatattcctttaagagaaaagTAAGGCACCTTGGTACCATGATGTAAAAACACTTTACAAAGTAATATATAattgatattaaaaaaattatatataatctttttcatgttgcggtaatgagaattgaagTTTAAAATGGGTGTAACTGATGAACATAATGTCACAATGTTAAAAATCTTAATGACctttaaaaataggcttcatttttatatgctaaatataatttcttatttgttccttttgattttggagtaaaatatgacCAGGATATTTTCTTCACAGGTAAAGTTTCTCAATTACTCAAAGTCAAAAAGTCTTGATGTCCACCTGCTTATCCAGATGTGCAGAGATCTGAAAGAGTTGCATCGGTGAACTTCCTCCTGCACACAAAGTTCTTTGGTCTGAAGATTCTCTGCTGCGATTTTTAGCATCAGATCAGAGGTCATATCTGAGGTGACGCCATAGTAACCCTGCAGAAAAGGGTTTTCTCGTATATGGAAACATTCTCTATCTTCTCATATAATAGTTTCAATGTTCATTTGTTAGATAATGTAATTAGTGagataatgtatagtcagacagtcattaaaaacaaacctgacatacagtgcatccagaaagtattcacagcgcttcactttttccacattttgttatgttacagccttattccaaaattgattaaattcattattttcctcaaaattctacaaacaataccacataatgacaacgtgaaagatgtttgtttgaaatcttaaatgcaaatgtaaaaaaaaaacaaaaaaaaaaaaacacacatgtacataagtattcacagcctttgctcaatactttgttgaaacacctttgtcaccaattacagcctctagtctttttgagtatgatgctacaagcttggcacaccaatttttgggcagtttctcccattcttctttgcaggacctctcaagctccatcaggttggatggggagtgtcagtgcacagccattttcagatctctccagagatgttcaatcgggttcaagtctgggctctggctgggccactcaaggacattcacagagttgtcccgtagccactcctttgtaatcttggctgtgtgcttagggtcgttgtcctgttggaaggtgaaccttcgccccagtctgaggtccagagggctctggagcaggttttcatcaaggatgtctctgtacattgctgcattcatctttccctcgatcctgactagtctcccagttcctgctgctgaaaaacatccccacagcatgatactgccaccaccatgcttcactgtagggatggtattggccaggtgatgagcggtgcctggtttcctccagacatgacgcttgccattcaggccaaagagttcaatctttgtttctcatggcctgagagtccttcaggtgccttttggcaaactccaggcgggctgtcatgtgccttttactgaggagtggcttccgtctggccactctaccatacaggcctgattggtggagtgctgcagagatggttgttcttctggaaggttcttctctctccacagagaaatgctggagctctatcAGAgggaccatcgggttcttggtcacctccctgactaaggcccttctcccccgatcgctcagtttggccgggcggccagctctaggaagagtcctggtggttccaaacttcttccatttatggatgatggaggccactgtactcattgggaccttcaatgctgcagaaatttttctgtacccttccccagatctgtgcctcgatacaatcctgtctcggaggtctacagacaattccttggacttcatggcttggtttgtgctctgacatgcactgttaactgtgggaccttatatagacaggtgtgtgcctttccaaatcatgtccaatcaactgaatttaccacaggtggactccaatcaagttgtagaaacatctcaaggatgatcagtggaaacaggatgcagctgagctcaattttgagtgtcatggcaaaggctgtgaatacttctgtacatgtgatttttttcgttttttatttttaataaatttgcaaagatttcaaacaaacttctttcacgctgTCATtatgaattttgaggaaaataattaatttaatccattttggaataaggctgtaacataacaaaatgtggaaaaagtgaagcgctgtgaatactttccagatgcactgtatctcATTATTCAATGCAAACCTGAACATGCTCAAGGAAATCACTGAAGCCTCCGAGGAGCATGCCTTTCCCACCACGATCAATCAGCTCCCTCCAAATTATAGGAGAACTTGAATGCTTCCAGTCATTTGATGCACAGGTGTCATCCAGCCATTTCTAGACACAGATAAATAATCCAAGCTCAAAGtgaataaattaaatcaaatggCATTTTAGTTCACCAtacaaattaaaactaaattgatTATGAAGGTGCACTCAGAAACTTTTTTGTatgtgtcattttggacttagagtgacacctagcggtggatgcagcatcattcaaaatcaataattttgaGTTACCGacgccactgtagaaattcactattcacagtcagacatgcTTAATATAATCCAAgtatgaaagtgtccaataacatggctgttactgagattaagcgagtagtattcagctggtcatgtgatctcaacatggcagcccccatgaggggaccctctccatgtagagttGAACAGCCTTTTCAcaaggttactgatgtgactagagtcttcatctcatgtgagtgctcatgaatTTATAcagatgtttcaaaattacaattaagttattttaaagtaaatctttttaaatgacgaaaaaaatactgagtgcacctttaagatgctTTACAGCATGCAAATGATCAAAGAGTTCTCAAAGCTAAACATGGGCTCATATTGCAGGTTTACCTTCCAGTCATCGGGGTGCACACAGATCTTATGAATATGAAAATCAGGCAGGTTTCTTTGCAGCATATCAGAAAGTAGCTCAGCCTTTGCATAATAAGGACAATCAGCTTTGCCTGTACAGGTGAATGCATAGAATATAATACATAAGAGAATAATGCATGCTTTTATTAAAGTGATATTTTGACAGCTTCTTTAGCCACAAAACCGACCAACCTGCAAGAACAAACTTTGCCATGTTTGAATCCCCATCCACAAGAGCGTCCGGTGTTGCCAGGACGACAAAACAAACACGAGAAGAAAACATGAGACACTGCATGTTTTAATTTACTGCCATCTGGTGGTCACAAAATGAAGCGCCTTCTaagacattgattttttttttttttttttttttttaatacaatgtgtgctttgaaaacattatttgatTTGTAAGAAATACGGCTTCACACCAAAGTTATTATGccgtttattattattgtaatagtaCTTTACTATTACactatattacaatataaaacactcattattattttttgttacagcaGCTCAACTGTAATAATATGTGAGTTAATCCAAGCAGATCTAATCGTGATCATACACGTACATACTTGAAATACACACATGAGGCtccaaattaattttttaggttaacaCCGTAATCTAGTGTATTTTCCAACAGGATGCAGCTGCAGCATGTCTTGGTAGGTATTTAATATTTCTCAGATTTCCTTTTCTTAGGTGCTGGTAGAGATATAGAATCTGCTATACTGTACACATGTCCGATATAAAAGAATTCAGTTGCAAGAGCGTATGACCATTCCCTCAAACACAGCTCAGCTGAAACAActacatttttttctgtttgactATAAATAATTGACATAAAATAATTGTTCAAAACACAGAGAATTTGttgatacaaccccaattccgaaaaagttgggacagtatgaaaaatgctaataaaaacaaaaaggagtgacttcttaaattatattcacactttgctatattgaaagcactacaactacacattatatgatgttttaccttgtgaatttatttatttatttatttaatgtacagtcatttcaaatcagatgattgcaacacactccaaaaaagttgggacagtcgagtgtttaccactgtgtaaaatcaccatttcttctaataacacttattaagcatttaggcactgaagacacaagtttgttaagtttagaaagtggaattttcccccattcatccattatgtaagtCTTAAGCTGcataattgtacggggtcttcattgtcATTtaatgcgcttcataatgcgccacacattctcaactggagacaggtcaggactgcaggcaggccaatctagcacccacactctctgcttacacagccatgtacttgaaatctgggcagtatgtggtatgaagttgtcctgctggaaaatgcagggacgtccctggaaaagatggtgctggatggaagtatatgctgctccaaaagttttaaatatctgtctgcattcatggtgccctcacagatgtgtgagttacccatgccatggacactgacacacccctggcccatacagacactgggtTTTGGACGTGATGCAAATAACAGCTTGGAcgacccttttcctctttggcccggataacatgacagctgtgtttttcaagaacgatttgaaatgtggactcttcagaccaaaaaacactgttccactgttctactttccatctaagatgagaccgagcccagagaagtcggcagcgcttctggacagtgttgatgtagggcttctgctttgcatagtaaagtcttaacttgcatctgtggatgcagcggcgagtggtgttgagtGTCAAAGGTAATCCCGAGCCCATGCTCATGATATCCatcacagatgaatgatgttttttaagtcagtgacatctgagggatcagagatcacacacattcagaagtggttttcgttttgccctttacacactgagatttgaccagattccttgaatcttttaaagatattgtgcactgtagagggtgaaatgcccaaaatccttccagtttgtttttggggaacattgttctcaaagtgctggattatttgctgaagtatctgttggcaaattaacaagtctcgaatgatccttgctcttgaaggactaggctgtttttggaggctgcttatatactatgacacgattgcctcacctgtttaacatctcctgtttcacatcgccttgttaattcaacttgtcaaattgttattagtcttagaCTGCCCCTGTATCaactttttggagcgtgttgcgatcatctgatttgaaatgactgtacattttcaaaaaacaattaaattcacaaggaaaaacatcatataatatgcagttgtagtgctttcaatatagcaaagggtgaaaataatttacaaatcactccttttttttttttttattagcatttttcatactgtcccaactttttcggaattggggttgtaaataaagtaagaaaataaactttactgtaaaaatacattttctgaaaaacaccCTAAATATCTTGTGCAGTTTTGCTACTCCAGTAAATGTCTCTTGCTTTAAGGaatttaagatatttttctaggaaagcaatatttaaattatcatcaagaatacaaaTTTTCCAGTacatattttttctttaatatcaaaggtcttactaaatgTTAtgctctaatgtgaattttcttcacagaattcatataaaaaaataaccgcGCCGATGTTGAAGGcaacattggttagcatttcttgtaaaaataccctaaacgcataaaaacattgacaaggcatgtaGTCGTGTATtcattggatttatgtttcatctgtcaaagcttTTCgaactgttttttgttaagctgtagaaacatgatGTAGCCTCTCTATTGAGCTCCCAAGGGAAAAGTTCCTTCATGACGTCatattttcactcacaacagtgtgaaagcGCTCATATGGAtgaaacaaatcataagaaaatgtttcactgctgttAGAAAGCTCCtctgattgcatcatttatatggataaatgttttccaactgaacagactaaatattaaatgaaacaaatgacaataaaagacaaAGTAATAAAAGTGTATtgtgattaccaatgatttaaattgtaactgtaatataatacagttactcccttactcccctggcctcaagaggtgcactagaggctgtagcatttagcctccttgttaacgtgcccgcctcccatgccggagattctggttcgaatcccgctcggagcggttcaagcaggaccggttacagtggtgccgtgacccagatgggagtaaggtttaggggggtgagtgtaacagtagccagctggtgtGTAGCTGTCCAATGTGTAAACcttactcccctggcctcaataGGTGGACTTAAAAAACTaacgactgacactagaggctttagcctcctcattagcgtgcgCTGCCTCCCATgcagttcgaatcccgctcagagcagtTCGAGTTCGAGAAACTTGTAGCTTGATGCATTAGTTAATTTTTCTTCCAAAATTCACTAACATCCCCAAAACAATTCATACATGTCTCAAAATCAGCAGCACATATACCGTAACACAGCATACATTCTCATCTAGCAAATACTGTTTTTAAGCgatctttttttttcacaagCATGTAGGCTACAGGATGTGCAGAATCCACTGTAGTGCATGTTACATGaacaatttacaaataatatGTTGATTCAGTATGCATACATGCATGAATACAGCTCTGGGTCTTCCTCTCAATGGTCTTGCACCTCAAATATGCACTCGTCTTTCTTTTTCTAATCCTCGTGCTACCCGTCTACCTGCTCTGTCAGTCATGTTTGCATAATGTAATCATTACAAAGCTGTCCCCTTTTGTACAGATGGTAACAACATTTATAAAGCAAAACAGCAGAGTAGCTAATCAGCTACGGAAAAGTGAAATCAGCTGTGGTTGTTTTACTAATTgctctacattttatttttataccttGAGTATTCTTCAATATGAAATGATGGT from Myxocyprinus asiaticus isolate MX2 ecotype Aquarium Trade chromosome 7, UBuf_Myxa_2, whole genome shotgun sequence encodes the following:
- the mdh1b gene encoding putative malate dehydrogenase 1B; translation: MAKFVLAGKADCPYYAKAELLSDMLQRNLPDFHIHKICVHPDDWKKWLDDTCASNDWKHSSSPIIWRELIDRGGKGMLLGGFSDFLEHVQGYYGVTSDMTSDLMLKIAAENLQTKELCVQEEVHRCNSFRSLHIWISSALNPICYSLIPELFKPGLFPELPTISLHLLDVGGSEELLQGLKMETEDLALPHLHEVTVHLEQTQAFQEAHLIIFLDDLLPECKINDEQDDKDHMVSQVTRNFCCYGQLIEANAQKDVRVMVAGDSLLNLKCSLLIENAPSIDPHNFVAMATQLEYEARTQLAQKLSVKTADITKVIIWGNISGSSHIDLQMAKVFKCDGAVWGPDGFSQHVMDMIYDWKWLMSDFIGLVHKHRDTISSKTNKATAISTTNGIVTVLKAWNNNVSAEEVFSLGVLSTGQFGIPVGLVFSMPVSFTDGCWSVLSDVTITEELRMKLWTCVDELRMERDIAARILQKG